One Bosea sp. 124 genomic window, CCGCCTTATGTCAGCAGTCTCGCCGAACGCATCGTGTCCGGGGACCGATCAGGCCAGGCGAGGATCAGGTCTTGGCCCAGGATCAGGTCTTGGCGAGCGGGTCCAGCCCCAGTTGCGCCAGCTCGGCGCGGCCCTGCGCCAGCAGCCGATCGCTCTCCGTCTCGATCCGCTCCTGCAGGAGCTTCTGGAAAGCGGCTTTGTCCAGCCCTGCCGGGATCGGTGGCAGGATTTCGAGGCGGATCGTGCCGGGCCGACGCAGGAATTTGCGGCGCGGCCAGTAGAGGCCGGAATTCAGCGCGACCGGCAGGCAGGGCAGGCCAAGCTCGGCATAGAGATGGGCGACGCCGAACTTGTAGGCCGGCGGGGCGCCGGGGGCTCGGCGGGTGCCCTCGGGGAAGATCAGAAGCTGGCGGCCGTTGTCGCGGAGCTCGGTCTTGGCGCGGCGCGTGACCTGGGCCAGGGCGCGGGCCTTGCCGCCGCGATCGACCGGAATCATCCTGAACTTGTGCAGGCACCAGCCGAAGAAGGGAATCCAGATCAGTTCGCGCTTCAGGATGAAGATCGGGTCCTTGAAGAGCATCATCATCACGAAGGTTTCCCAGAAGGACTGGTGCTTCGCGGCGACGATCAGCCCTCCGGGCGGAATGTTCTCCCGGCCACGGATCTCGTAATCCGTGCCGGCGACAACCCGCATCAGCCAGAGCGCGGTCGTGGCCCAGGCGACCGTGACCGCGAGCAGCGCGCGCCGCGGCAGCAGCAACGCCGGAAAGGCCCCGAAGACCAGCCAGAGGGCGAGGTTCACGTAGAACAGGATGTTGAAGACGAGCGAGCGCAGGATCAGCATGGCGCGCAAAGACCTTGCCGTTCCTCCGCCGTCAAGCGCTCCCGGGCGATGTCAGCCGTCCTGGCCGCCGTTTTTCAACTGGCTGCGTCTTTCCTGCTCGGGTCCCATCTGCTCGGCGGGCTTCGACGAGACCGGCTTGCGACCGCCGATGATGACCGAGAGCCGCGAGGTCTCGGGGTCGCTCTCGACAATGCTGCGCAGGCGTGCCGCGAGGTATTTGGCGTATTCGGGCATGAGCACCTTCACGGTGCTCCAGCGGTTCCACCAGCCCGCGGTGTCGATCTGGTCCGTCACCACCGGATGGGGAACGAGGCGAATCCCGGGCATCGCATGGGCGAATTCCGCGATCGTACGCGGCATGTGGTAGTTCGAGGTGACGACGAGGAGCGAGCGGAAGCCGTGGCTGCGCACCCAGCGGCGCGCTTCGATGGCGTTGCCGATGGTGTTGCGGGCGCGATAGTCGAGATCGACGCAGCAGGCGAGGAGTTCGCGCGACGAGGGATTGAGCTTGGCCAGTTCCTCGCGGCTGGTCTTCTCGTTGACGCCGCTGATCAGGAGGCGAGACCCCCTCTCGGCGCCGAGCAGGCCGATGGCGTCGCCGACGCGCTGCGAGCCGCCGGTGACGACGACGATAGCGTCAGTGCGAGGCACGGCAACCGGCTCGCGGCTGACGATGCCGGAGGCGAAGCGGAGATAGCCGCAACCGAACACGACCAGCGCGGCGGTCGACAGCACGAGCGCAGCCCAGAATGCGACGCGCGCGAGGCTCACGCGCCGAGCGGCAACAGCGGCCGGGTTCGGGTTGCGCGCGGCATAGGCCAGTTCCTCGTGCCGGGTACCGATCATCGCCATGATATCCTGAGGATATCGCGGCAATCGGGCATAACCGCGGCAGCGCGGGTGCGGCCGAGACGGCGCGCCGCCTGCGCGCCGGAGCGGGACGCCCGCGGGCCTCTGCCCGGATTCACGCGGATCGACATCAGGCTGCCCCCCAGGCCAGCACGCGCAGATAAT contains:
- a CDS encoding lysophospholipid acyltransferase family protein translates to MLILRSLVFNILFYVNLALWLVFGAFPALLLPRRALLAVTVAWATTALWLMRVVAGTDYEIRGRENIPPGGLIVAAKHQSFWETFVMMMLFKDPIFILKRELIWIPFFGWCLHKFRMIPVDRGGKARALAQVTRRAKTELRDNGRQLLIFPEGTRRAPGAPPAYKFGVAHLYAELGLPCLPVALNSGLYWPRRKFLRRPGTIRLEILPPIPAGLDKAAFQKLLQERIETESDRLLAQGRAELAQLGLDPLAKT
- a CDS encoding YdcF family protein; this translates as MIGTRHEELAYAARNPNPAAVAARRVSLARVAFWAALVLSTAALVVFGCGYLRFASGIVSREPVAVPRTDAIVVVTGGSQRVGDAIGLLGAERGSRLLISGVNEKTSREELAKLNPSSRELLACCVDLDYRARNTIGNAIEARRWVRSHGFRSLLVVTSNYHMPRTIAEFAHAMPGIRLVPHPVVTDQIDTAGWWNRWSTVKVLMPEYAKYLAARLRSIVESDPETSRLSVIIGGRKPVSSKPAEQMGPEQERRSQLKNGGQDG